From the Actinomycetota bacterium genome, one window contains:
- a CDS encoding response regulator encodes MSEQGKRTIMIVDDNDDVRRLVRKVLERSGFGVVEAVDGENALGQMDEGLVPDLVLMDIRLPGKFDGLETTCRLKDNSRMQRVPVVALSASVLDRDRQQALASGCSGFIAKPIDIAALPAQIERFISRGTMTPR; translated from the coding sequence ATGTCTGAGCAGGGCAAAAGGACGATCATGATCGTGGACGACAATGACGACGTCAGGCGCCTGGTGAGAAAGGTGCTGGAGCGGTCGGGTTTCGGCGTCGTCGAGGCAGTCGATGGGGAAAACGCCCTGGGGCAGATGGATGAGGGGCTGGTTCCCGATCTCGTCCTCATGGACATCAGGCTGCCGGGAAAGTTTGACGGCCTGGAGACTACCTGCAGGTTGAAGGATAATTCCCGCATGCAACGGGTTCCGGTCGTGGCGCTGTCTGCCAGTGTCCTGGACCGTGACCGCCAGCAGGCGCTGGCCTCAGGTTGCAGCGGCTTCATCGCCAAACCTATCGACATCGCTGCGCTTCCGGCCCAGATCGAGAGGTTCATCTCGCGGGGGACGATGACACCCCGGTGA
- the disA gene encoding DNA integrity scanning diadenylate cyclase DisA — MVDSRGDLRMDARLIEALYLVAPGRPLREAIDSIIRAKTGALIVIGEEGAISFLFSGGIRLETDFSPNMLYELAKMDGAVILNRNAGRIHRANVQLMPDASIETSETGTRHRTAERVAKQTDAIAVSISMDRDLVSIYVDELKHVLTDIRVLLAKSDQALQTLEKYRARLDQVADNLTGLEFEDAATLHDVVSVLQRSEMVSRVAREIERYLIELGTEGRLIAMQLEELMIGVARDRASLIMDYRPGRGPAVEKIEERLDALAADDLFDADAIARILGFRKKAKAAEVRITPRGYRVLSNIPRLPSSIISNIINKFGSLKAVMFAGEDDLVAVEGVGRVRAREIGEGLVQLRELSLAEKYSFR, encoded by the coding sequence ATGGTTGATTCCAGAGGCGACCTGAGAATGGATGCGAGGCTGATCGAGGCGCTCTACTTGGTGGCGCCCGGCCGTCCTTTGCGTGAAGCGATCGACAGCATCATCCGGGCCAAGACCGGCGCCCTGATCGTCATCGGGGAAGAAGGCGCGATCTCATTCCTGTTTTCCGGCGGCATCCGCCTGGAGACGGACTTCAGCCCGAACATGCTCTATGAGCTTGCCAAGATGGATGGCGCCGTGATCCTGAACCGGAACGCCGGCCGCATCCATCGGGCTAACGTGCAGCTGATGCCGGATGCATCGATCGAGACTTCGGAAACCGGCACTAGGCACAGGACGGCCGAACGGGTCGCCAAGCAGACTGACGCCATCGCAGTCTCGATCTCGATGGATCGCGATCTGGTGAGCATCTACGTCGATGAGCTCAAACATGTGCTCACCGACATCAGGGTTTTACTGGCAAAGTCGGATCAGGCTCTGCAGACCCTTGAGAAGTACCGCGCCCGGCTCGACCAGGTGGCAGACAATCTCACGGGCCTGGAGTTTGAGGATGCCGCCACGCTTCATGATGTTGTCAGCGTGCTGCAGCGGTCGGAGATGGTTTCGCGGGTCGCCCGCGAGATCGAGAGGTACCTCATTGAACTGGGGACAGAGGGGCGCCTCATCGCCATGCAGCTGGAAGAGCTGATGATCGGCGTCGCCCGTGACCGGGCGTCACTGATCATGGACTACCGGCCCGGCAGGGGCCCGGCAGTCGAAAAGATCGAAGAGAGGCTGGACGCGCTGGCGGCGGACGATCTGTTCGACGCCGACGCCATCGCCAGGATCCTCGGTTTTCGTAAGAAAGCCAAGGCCGCCGAAGTAAGGATCACGCCGCGAGGCTACCGGGTGCTGAGCAACATCCCGAGGTTGCCAAGTTCGATCATAAGTAACATAATCAACAAGTTTGGCAGCCTTAAGGCTGTCATGTTCGCGGGAGAGGACGATCTGGTCGCAGTCGAAGGAGTGGGCAGAGTCCGCGCGAGAGAGATTGGAGAGGGGCTGGTACAGCTCAGGGAGTTGTCACTAGCGGAGAAATACAGTTTCAGGTAA
- the sigH gene encoding RNA polymerase sporulation sigma factor SigH, producing MKTSTGQDEDVMLIAKARSGKLDAFEAIISKYHGFVKLKASSYFMSGGDTDDLVQEGLIGLTKAIRDYRDDREASFRSFAELCITRQIITAIKTASRQKHQPLNSYLSLSHSPTSHDDGECSLGDILPGSAIHDPLNQVISSEEVASLKDCLGRLLSELETSVLSLYLEGHSYEQIAAEIGYDTKSVDNALQRIKRKVDLHLQSRQVYL from the coding sequence TTGAAAACTTCAACGGGACAGGACGAAGACGTAATGCTGATCGCGAAGGCGCGTTCGGGCAAACTCGACGCCTTCGAGGCGATAATCTCCAAGTATCACGGTTTCGTAAAGCTGAAGGCCAGTTCCTATTTCATGTCAGGCGGCGATACCGACGACCTGGTGCAGGAAGGGCTCATCGGACTCACCAAGGCCATCCGCGATTACCGGGATGACCGTGAGGCGTCTTTCCGCAGTTTTGCCGAGCTGTGCATCACCCGCCAGATCATCACCGCCATCAAGACAGCCTCGCGCCAGAAGCACCAGCCGCTCAACAGCTACCTTTCCCTGAGCCATTCCCCGACCTCCCATGACGACGGCGAGTGCTCGCTGGGCGATATCCTGCCGGGATCGGCTATCCACGACCCGCTCAACCAGGTGATCAGCTCCGAGGAGGTCGCCAGCCTCAAGGACTGCCTGGGGCGGCTATTGAGCGAACTGGAGACCAGCGTGCTCAGCCTGTACCTGGAGGGTCATTCATACGAACAGATCGCGGCCGAGATCGGCTATGACACAAAGAGCGTGGACAATGCGCTGCAAAGGATTAAACGTAAAGTAGACCTTCACCTTCAGAGCCGGCAGGTCTATCTGTAG
- the ispF gene encoding 2-C-methyl-D-erythritol 2,4-cyclodiphosphate synthase, translated as MKYRTGIGMDAHRFTDGRRLILGGVELEHPQGLEGHSDADVLSHAIADALLGAAGLEDMGHYFPDSDERFKDISSLELVSQVMAMVRERGCEAGNVDAVLILEEPRIAPYRDRMRDALAAAMGIPREDIAVRATTTEKMGFTGRGEGIAAVATCLVECRGSIMEKGD; from the coding sequence TTGAAATACCGCACCGGTATCGGCATGGATGCCCATAGATTCACGGACGGCCGCCGGCTTATCCTGGGCGGCGTCGAGCTCGAGCATCCGCAGGGACTTGAAGGCCATTCCGACGCCGATGTCCTTTCCCACGCTATCGCCGACGCGCTGCTTGGCGCTGCCGGTCTGGAAGACATGGGGCATTATTTTCCGGATAGCGATGAGCGGTTTAAAGATATATCCAGCCTGGAACTTGTCAGCCAGGTGATGGCGATGGTCAGGGAGCGAGGCTGTGAGGCCGGCAACGTCGACGCGGTGCTGATCCTCGAAGAGCCGCGCATCGCTCCGTACCGGGACCGCATGCGCGACGCGCTGGCGGCGGCGATGGGAATCCCGCGGGAAGATATCGCCGTGCGCGCCACGACTACCGAGAAGATGGGCTTTACCGGCCGCGGCGAGGGCATCGCGGCCGTGGCGACATGTTTGGTAGAATGCCGAGGGAGCATAATGGAAAAGGGAGACTGA
- a CDS encoding NYN domain-containing protein, with the protein MIYIIDGYNVLHAREAGEINTDELEDKRRILVEDVISFMASEGASAVVVFDSHQAESAESHGIPNTPVTVSFASAAESADIIIGKLVQQKLAGTSEDIRVVSGDWEVQKGALMKRVERIPPRDFLAGMKNFAKKVAFSPEMDKMRWKLEHKVDVETLRRLEDMRRGRG; encoded by the coding sequence ATGATCTACATCATCGATGGCTACAACGTATTGCACGCCCGTGAAGCCGGCGAGATCAACACGGATGAGCTGGAAGACAAGCGCCGGATCCTGGTCGAGGACGTCATCAGCTTCATGGCTTCGGAAGGCGCCTCCGCGGTTGTCGTCTTTGATTCCCATCAGGCCGAATCCGCTGAGAGCCATGGGATTCCCAATACACCGGTGACGGTAAGCTTCGCTTCGGCGGCGGAGAGCGCGGACATCATCATCGGCAAACTGGTGCAGCAAAAGCTCGCCGGCACCAGCGAAGACATCCGGGTGGTCAGCGGTGACTGGGAGGTGCAGAAGGGCGCGTTGATGAAACGCGTCGAGCGCATCCCGCCGCGGGATTTTCTTGCCGGCATGAAGAATTTTGCAAAAAAGGTTGCATTTTCACCAGAAATGGATAAAATGCGTTGGAAGCTTGAACATAAAGTAGACGTAGAGACTTTGAGGAGACTAGAGGATATGCGGAGGGGGCGTGGGTAA
- the gltX gene encoding glutamate--tRNA ligase yields the protein MNDVNDSAVPAGGPVPGPVRVRFAPSPTGTLHVGSARTALYNYLFARHLGGSYILRIEDTDVARSSSGHEQSIMADLAWLGLEWDEGPDVGGDFGPYRQSERSEAGIYAHAAQRLLDEGKAYYCFCSQERLEEQKAKMLARGEMPKYDRSCASLQRQEASARVAAGEPATIRFKVPETAIEVTDIIHGRTDFSSEVIGDFIIMRSGGGVSYNFAVVVDDIAMGITHVIRGEDHLTNAARQVLVFRAMGHEPPAWAHHSLIMGPDGAKLSKRHGATSVGDFRGMGYLPSAIINYLALLSWSPAGEQEKLSKEEMVGGFELQRVSKSPAIFDIQKLNWLNGLHIRDLELSELHRALVPFMEGAGAAPTAKGESAATAAAAEITAGQLAVAETAVQTSLVTLAEAPALIEEFFMVTPLAESEAALELREEGSGAVLEMALADAGRWPVAIEASTAAVAQALDEARALLKEWKKACKERDIPARRLFRTLRIALTGRESGPELPFLLSGLDGGTIRQRLESAKEFRS from the coding sequence ATGAACGACGTCAACGATTCCGCCGTCCCCGCGGGCGGCCCCGTGCCCGGACCTGTGCGCGTCCGTTTCGCCCCGAGCCCCACCGGCACCCTGCACGTGGGCTCGGCGCGCACCGCGCTCTATAATTACCTTTTTGCCCGCCATCTCGGCGGCAGCTACATCCTCCGCATCGAAGACACCGACGTGGCCCGATCATCGTCCGGGCACGAGCAGTCGATCATGGCCGACCTGGCCTGGCTGGGCCTCGAATGGGACGAAGGCCCCGATGTTGGCGGCGACTTCGGCCCCTACCGCCAGAGCGAGCGCTCGGAAGCGGGGATCTATGCGCATGCGGCGCAACGGCTGCTCGACGAGGGCAAGGCATATTACTGTTTCTGTTCGCAGGAGCGGCTCGAGGAGCAGAAGGCAAAGATGCTGGCCAGGGGCGAGATGCCCAAGTATGACCGCAGCTGTGCTTCTCTCCAACGTCAGGAAGCCTCGGCTCGGGTCGCAGCGGGCGAGCCCGCCACCATCCGCTTCAAGGTGCCGGAGACCGCCATCGAGGTCACCGACATCATCCACGGACGCACGGATTTTTCTTCCGAGGTGATCGGGGATTTCATCATCATGCGATCCGGCGGCGGCGTCTCCTACAATTTCGCGGTCGTCGTCGACGACATCGCCATGGGGATCACGCACGTCATCCGCGGCGAGGATCATCTTACCAATGCCGCGCGCCAGGTGCTGGTCTTCCGGGCCATGGGCCACGAGCCGCCGGCATGGGCGCATCACTCGCTGATCATGGGTCCCGACGGCGCCAAGCTGTCGAAGCGCCATGGCGCCACATCGGTGGGCGATTTCCGGGGGATGGGTTATCTGCCCTCTGCTATCATTAATTATCTGGCGCTGCTATCATGGTCGCCTGCGGGCGAGCAGGAGAAGCTCTCCAAGGAAGAAATGGTCGGGGGGTTCGAGCTGCAGCGGGTCTCGAAGAGCCCGGCGATATTTGACATCCAGAAGCTGAACTGGTTGAACGGCCTGCACATCCGCGACCTGGAGCTTTCGGAGTTGCACCGGGCGCTGGTCCCGTTCATGGAAGGCGCCGGCGCGGCGCCGACGGCCAAAGGCGAAAGTGCGGCCACCGCTGCCGCCGCGGAAATCACAGCCGGCCAGCTCGCGGTCGCCGAGACCGCCGTGCAGACTTCCCTGGTGACGCTGGCAGAGGCGCCGGCTTTGATTGAAGAATTTTTTATGGTAACTCCACTGGCTGAGTCAGAGGCCGCCCTGGAGCTCAGGGAAGAAGGGAGCGGGGCGGTGCTGGAGATGGCGCTGGCTGACGCCGGCCGGTGGCCGGTAGCCATCGAGGCCTCGACGGCAGCGGTCGCGCAAGCTCTGGATGAGGCCCGGGCGCTCTTAAAAGAATGGAAGAAAGCCTGCAAGGAGAGGGATATTCCCGCCAGGAGGCTCTTCCGCACCCTAAGGATCGCCCTGACCGGCCGCGAATCCGGGCCGGAACTGCCGTTCCTGCTCTCCGGGCTCGACGGCGGCACGATCAGGCAGCGCCTGGAATCCGCAAAAGAATTCAGATCATGA
- a CDS encoding CarD family transcriptional regulator — protein MYNVGDKVVYPHHGAGTVIKKEKRDVLGQKREYLTIQILHNDMTVMVPVDSADKAGLRKVIAKNDVDEVIAVLRQDETKMPKNWNRRFKHNREKIKTGDIFELAEVVRNLSIREAEKGLSTGEKQMFNRAKKILASELMYARGLDEVEADKFLDTVLKELGPAPAGRKLDDAP, from the coding sequence GTGTATAACGTAGGCGACAAGGTTGTCTACCCCCACCACGGTGCCGGTACGGTCATCAAGAAGGAAAAGCGCGATGTCCTGGGACAGAAGCGTGAGTACCTGACCATTCAGATTTTGCACAACGACATGACCGTCATGGTGCCCGTGGATAGTGCCGACAAGGCGGGGTTGAGAAAAGTTATTGCCAAGAATGACGTTGATGAAGTTATCGCGGTCCTTCGGCAGGACGAGACCAAGATGCCGAAGAACTGGAACCGTCGTTTCAAGCACAACCGTGAGAAGATCAAGACGGGCGATATTTTCGAGTTGGCCGAAGTTGTGCGGAACCTTTCCATTCGGGAAGCGGAGAAAGGACTGTCCACCGGTGAGAAGCAGATGTTCAACCGGGCCAAGAAGATCCTGGCAAGCGAGCTGATGTATGCGCGCGGTCTGGATGAGGTCGAGGCGGATAAATTCCTCGATACCGTGCTCAAGGAGCTGGGCCCGGCGCCGGCAGGAAGAAAACTCGACGACGCTCCCTGA
- the cysS gene encoding cysteine--tRNA ligase has translation MNDIRIYNTLTRKKEDFIPRDRGKVGIYVCGPTVYGYVHVGNARPYVFFAVFSRYLRYLGYEVKLVENLTDVDDKIIDRANKEGITPEKVARTYSDAYIEDTGRLGLGRPDIEPKATEHIYEIVNLCKELVEAGYAYETGGSVYYRVREFAGYGKLSGQKTDQMQHCELAREGEAKESPLDFAIWKAAKPGEPSWESPWGQGRPGWHIECTAMSLEYLGEKFDIHGGGRDLVFPHHENEIAQAEAVTGTTFARYWMHNGMITRKEEKMSKSIGNIFLLREFLGKYDPRVLILFFLSSHYRSPLEFSDANLEEAASMLERFRNCFWKLEGVLESKANTAAASKGGDGAAAAMAAPAIVDATEGKPLREALEHAEEQFHEEMRDDVNTAGALAALFGLVRSVNEYAEESAGRGADKMLLAEARDKLAELLAILGVEIPREEYAESGLEQALLDLVEQRERARREKDYAAADEARDQLAAAGYEVRDTPQGPKLVRKT, from the coding sequence ATGAATGACATCAGGATCTACAACACGCTGACGCGAAAGAAAGAAGATTTCATCCCCCGCGACCGCGGCAAGGTAGGCATCTATGTCTGCGGGCCGACGGTCTACGGTTACGTGCACGTCGGCAACGCCCGGCCTTATGTCTTCTTCGCCGTGTTTTCCCGCTACCTGCGATATCTCGGCTATGAAGTCAAGCTGGTAGAGAACCTCACCGACGTCGATGACAAGATCATCGACCGCGCCAACAAGGAAGGCATCACCCCCGAAAAGGTCGCCCGCACTTATTCCGACGCCTACATCGAGGATACCGGCCGCCTGGGGCTGGGCCGGCCGGACATCGAGCCAAAAGCTACCGAACATATCTACGAGATCGTCAACCTCTGCAAGGAGCTGGTCGAGGCGGGCTACGCCTACGAGACCGGCGGCAGTGTCTATTACCGCGTGCGTGAGTTCGCCGGGTACGGCAAGCTGTCGGGGCAGAAGACCGACCAGATGCAGCACTGCGAACTGGCGCGTGAGGGAGAGGCCAAGGAGAGCCCGCTCGACTTCGCCATCTGGAAGGCCGCCAAGCCCGGCGAGCCCAGCTGGGAGAGTCCCTGGGGCCAGGGGCGTCCGGGCTGGCACATCGAATGCACGGCGATGTCGCTTGAGTACCTCGGCGAGAAATTCGACATCCATGGCGGCGGCCGCGACCTGGTGTTCCCTCATCATGAGAACGAGATCGCCCAGGCCGAAGCCGTGACCGGCACGACTTTTGCCCGCTACTGGATGCACAACGGCATGATCACGCGCAAGGAAGAGAAGATGAGCAAATCCATTGGCAATATCTTCCTTCTGCGCGAGTTTCTGGGGAAATACGATCCGCGCGTGTTGATCCTCTTCTTCCTCAGCTCGCACTACCGCAGCCCCCTGGAGTTCTCCGACGCCAATCTCGAAGAGGCGGCCAGCATGCTCGAACGCTTCCGCAACTGCTTCTGGAAGCTCGAAGGTGTGCTGGAGTCAAAGGCAAACACCGCTGCGGCCTCCAAAGGCGGCGACGGCGCTGCCGCAGCTATGGCTGCGCCGGCAATCGTTGACGCGACCGAGGGCAAGCCTTTAAGGGAAGCGCTCGAACATGCAGAGGAGCAGTTCCACGAGGAGATGCGCGACGACGTCAATACCGCCGGCGCCCTGGCGGCGCTGTTCGGCCTGGTCAGGTCTGTCAACGAGTATGCCGAGGAATCCGCGGGCAGAGGAGCCGACAAGATGCTGCTCGCCGAGGCCCGTGACAAACTGGCCGAACTGCTCGCCATCCTGGGAGTGGAGATCCCGCGTGAGGAGTACGCCGAGTCCGGGCTCGAGCAGGCACTGCTGGATCTTGTCGAGCAGCGGGAGCGGGCCCGCAGGGAAAAAGATTACGCCGCGGCCGATGAGGCGCGCGACCAACTGGCGGCCGCGGGCTACGAAGTGCGTGACACGCCCCAGGGACCCAAGCTGGTCCGCAAGACCTGA
- a CDS encoding GAF domain-containing protein: MDDGVSVQDRNLRVIYANAAHKRNFGEDIEGRYCYQVYERRPRVCPDCPVEMSYRTGKAVRATHRGFDKHGKAIAAEIVATPVFDKNGDIVAGVEVVRMVTEQIEAQELLRRKSERLEKLSKASREISSGLDLDSVLERVVENAAALTGADAGTVALLDDMRGEIRYPYHFNMPAKISEIVVPRGAGIAGETIRTGQPVILDDYEAHPAQVPAFTEAGVKTILAVPFMVGDKPFGALGLFGKSSENKFGKEDVEVAQAIASQAAIAIQNAFLYQETEERLRVQRELIRVAISVTSGLDLSRVLPEVARHAAEIVRADASMVALLDEDTGRVVFPYAYNLPEELTTTSALVGVGVAGKVIESGNAFITNDYATSELGDPSFIKAGVTAVATVPLMIANRCMGAIGVMNKGDGRLFTDDDISVLSIVSRGAAVATENARLYEELSHSAQMLELRVKERTEALSRMYQDSERKTRELEAANLKLRELDMMKSEFLANMSHELRTPLNSIIGFSKLVLDGLDGEINQEQGNDLTIVHSNGLELLRLIDDLLSLAKLEAGRISLNLEETLPDLLVMEASANMLPAATQKRLKIETFFPPDLEPVRLDPGKVRQVLQNLIGNAIKFSEAGRIEVAIEQTPDETVFSVKDVGIGIKAEEIEAIFDRFHQAEQQVVSATAGVGLGLTISKRFVEMHGGRIWVESKPGQGSTFSFTVPRTVSG; this comes from the coding sequence ATCGATGACGGGGTCAGCGTCCAGGATCGTAATCTGCGGGTGATATACGCCAACGCCGCCCACAAACGGAATTTTGGCGAAGACATCGAGGGACGCTACTGCTACCAGGTCTATGAACGGCGGCCGCGCGTCTGTCCCGATTGCCCCGTGGAAATGTCTTACAGGACCGGTAAGGCCGTCCGTGCCACCCATCGCGGCTTTGACAAGCACGGCAAGGCCATCGCGGCCGAGATCGTGGCCACGCCTGTCTTTGATAAAAACGGCGACATCGTGGCCGGCGTCGAAGTGGTCCGCATGGTTACCGAGCAGATCGAAGCCCAGGAATTGCTCAGGCGAAAGAGCGAGCGGCTGGAAAAGCTGTCCAAGGCTTCACGCGAGATCTCCTCGGGGCTGGACCTGGATAGCGTCCTCGAACGAGTAGTGGAGAACGCAGCCGCGCTCACCGGCGCCGACGCCGGCACGGTCGCACTCCTCGACGATATGCGGGGTGAAATAAGATATCCCTACCATTTCAATATGCCGGCTAAGATATCAGAGATCGTTGTCCCGCGTGGCGCTGGCATAGCCGGCGAGACGATAAGAACCGGCCAGCCGGTCATCCTCGATGATTACGAGGCCCACCCGGCGCAGGTTCCCGCCTTCACCGAGGCGGGAGTCAAGACGATCCTGGCGGTGCCGTTCATGGTCGGCGACAAACCGTTTGGCGCCCTGGGGCTGTTCGGCAAAAGCAGCGAAAACAAATTCGGCAAGGAAGACGTCGAGGTCGCCCAGGCGATCGCCAGCCAGGCGGCTATCGCGATACAGAACGCATTCCTTTATCAGGAAACAGAGGAAAGGCTGCGCGTTCAGCGTGAACTCATACGCGTAGCCATCAGTGTTACTTCCGGGCTCGACCTCAGCCGGGTGCTGCCGGAAGTCGCCCGCCACGCGGCGGAGATCGTCAGGGCCGATGCCTCCATGGTCGCCCTGCTCGATGAGGATACCGGCCGCGTGGTTTTCCCGTACGCCTACAACCTTCCCGAAGAGCTCACCACCACGTCCGCGCTCGTGGGCGTCGGCGTGGCCGGCAAGGTGATCGAAAGCGGCAATGCTTTCATCACGAACGACTATGCGACTTCCGAGCTCGGCGATCCCAGCTTCATCAAGGCCGGGGTCACGGCTGTGGCCACGGTGCCGTTGATGATAGCCAACCGTTGTATGGGAGCGATCGGCGTGATGAACAAGGGCGACGGCCGGCTGTTTACCGACGACGATATCAGTGTCTTGTCGATCGTCTCCAGAGGGGCGGCTGTGGCCACGGAAAACGCCCGCCTCTACGAGGAGCTGTCCCATTCGGCGCAGATGCTCGAGTTGCGGGTAAAGGAGCGCACCGAGGCGCTGTCGCGAATGTATCAGGACAGCGAGCGCAAGACCCGCGAGCTCGAGGCGGCCAACCTCAAGTTGCGTGAGCTCGATATGATGAAGTCGGAATTCCTGGCGAACATGAGTCACGAACTGAGGACGCCGCTGAACTCGATAATCGGCTTCAGCAAACTCGTGCTCGACGGCCTTGACGGCGAAATCAATCAGGAGCAGGGAAACGATCTTACCATCGTCCACAGCAACGGGTTGGAGCTGCTGAGGTTGATTGACGATCTGCTGAGCCTGGCCAAACTCGAAGCCGGCCGGATCAGTCTCAACCTGGAGGAGACACTGCCGGATCTCCTGGTGATGGAAGCGTCGGCAAACATGCTGCCGGCCGCCACGCAGAAACGTCTGAAGATCGAAACCTTCTTCCCGCCGGACCTGGAGCCGGTCCGGCTCGATCCCGGCAAGGTCCGGCAGGTGTTGCAGAATCTGATCGGCAACGCAATTAAATTCAGCGAAGCAGGAAGAATCGAGGTCGCTATCGAACAAACGCCCGACGAAACAGTTTTCTCAGTGAAGGACGTCGGCATCGGCATCAAGGCCGAAGAGATCGAAGCGATCTTCGACCGCTTTCACCAGGCCGAGCAGCAGGTTGTATCCGCGACCGCCGGCGTCGGTCTCGGCCTCACCATCAGCAAGCGTTTCGTCGAGATGCACGGCGGCCGGATCTGGGTGGAAAGCAAGCCCGGCCAGGGCAGTACTTTCTCCTTCACCGTGCCCCGCACTGTCTCCGGGTAA
- the ispD gene encoding 2-C-methyl-D-erythritol 4-phosphate cytidylyltransferase codes for MRLGAVIAAGGVGSRMGTGESKQLMMLSGRPVLAWSTAIFQNAPEVEEIVIVIDPADTRRCRAEVVEPFGLGKVGSIVPGGENRAASVLNGLKQLSSDIDTVLIHDGARPLFPTGLLSSGLRDLAIGDCDGVVFGLPLTDTVKEVGIGTRLITRTPDRSRLWAAQTPQIFKRIKLEKAYRVRPSVLAEATDDSSLVERIGGWMKITPGSPENIKITTPEDIVVAEEILRRREIKGHIGK; via the coding sequence ATGCGCCTAGGCGCGGTCATCGCTGCCGGCGGCGTCGGCAGCCGCATGGGAACCGGTGAATCAAAGCAGCTGATGATGCTGTCGGGGCGGCCGGTTCTGGCATGGTCGACGGCGATATTCCAGAATGCGCCCGAAGTCGAAGAGATAGTCATCGTCATCGACCCTGCGGACACGCGGCGCTGCCGCGCTGAAGTCGTCGAGCCTTTCGGCCTGGGAAAAGTCGGCAGCATCGTTCCCGGAGGCGAAAACCGCGCTGCTTCGGTCCTCAACGGGCTGAAGCAGTTGAGCAGCGATATTGACACGGTGCTGATACATGATGGCGCCCGCCCCCTGTTTCCAACAGGGCTGCTTTCATCGGGTCTGCGCGATCTGGCTATCGGCGACTGCGACGGCGTTGTTTTCGGCCTGCCGCTCACTGACACCGTCAAGGAAGTAGGCATCGGCACCCGGTTGATCACGCGCACTCCGGACCGCTCGCGCCTGTGGGCGGCGCAGACACCACAGATATTCAAACGAATCAAATTAGAGAAAGCCTATCGCGTCAGGCCATCTGTCCTGGCTGAGGCCACCGACGATTCGTCTCTGGTGGAACGGATCGGCGGCTGGATGAAGATCACGCCTGGCAGTCCGGAAAACATCAAGATCACCACGCCTGAGGACATCGTCGTTGCGGAGGAGATACTCAGGCGGCGGGAAATAAAGGGACACATTGGGAAATAA
- a CDS encoding RNA-binding protein has translation MYAINFYSHIYDDQLRHRRKTATVRLGDKSHKYQKGKLVWITIGRKYGPRQKLFTAIIDSVEVKPIDDLSPRDIERENPEFRRVDEVVHLLGQIYNRPVTLQDTVTVVHFSDVTE, from the coding sequence ATGTATGCCATAAATTTTTATTCGCACATTTACGACGACCAGCTGCGGCACCGTCGCAAGACTGCCACCGTGAGGCTCGGTGACAAGAGCCACAAGTACCAGAAGGGCAAGCTCGTCTGGATCACCATCGGGCGCAAGTACGGACCCAGGCAGAAACTGTTCACCGCCATCATCGACAGCGTCGAGGTCAAACCGATCGACGATCTCTCGCCGCGCGACATCGAGCGTGAGAACCCGGAATTTCGCCGCGTCGATGAGGTCGTGCACCTGCTCGGCCAGATCTATAACCGGCCGGTGACGCTGCAGGATACCGTCACCGTGGTCCACTTCTCCGACGTCACCGAGTAG